AATCGTTTAATGCCAGTCATTTCTTATCATTCTGTAATTCTATTATATTACCTGACATACAAACTTTATCCTACGTATATGAAGTTTTACCATATACGGGCGTACTGGCATCGGGCCGTATAGTCTTAAATATCTTTAAGACTTATCATGTTGATGCAATTCGCAGTTATGCTGGTGACCGAATGTCGCTTCCTGAAAACTTCAAATGTGTTGTTACTAACTGGGATTATATCTATCGCCTGTGTCGTAAGATATCCAAGGACGTACGGAGCTCGGGCTACAAGCCCGACGTCATAATGGCCCTGGCCCGGGGCGGCTGGTTCGCCGGCCGGGTCTTATGTGACTTTTTAAACCTGAACGATCTCATAAGCCTGAAGATCGAGCATTACACGGGTACGGCTAACGCCGGCAGCGGGCCGCGCATCCGGTATTCCATCGACGAGAACATGATCAAGGACAAGAACGTGCTCATCGTCGACGATATCTCGGATACCGGCAAGAGTATGACGTTCGCGAAGGAATACGTCTCGAAGTACAGCCCGAAAGAGGTCCGTACGGCGACGCTGCAGCACCTGATGTGCTCGCAGTCGAAAGCCGACTATATCGGCGAGCTCCTGGATGAGTGGGCCTGGGTCATCTTCCCGTGGAACTTCATGGAGGATATGTGCGACATCACGGGCCAGGTCATGTCGAAAGACACGCTAAAGGTCTGGACGATAGACGACATTAAGCTGGGCCTCAAGAAGTATCACCAGATCGAGCCGACGTACTTTGAGATTACGCAGCCCGGGCGCCTGGACGAGATACTCGAGGAGATGGAGTACCGCGGCGTGATCCGTAAGCTCGGCGGCGGCGTCTGGGAACCGGTCAGGCACTGAGGTATCCTCATGGTCAGGATTGGTATCATCGGAGGGAGCGGTATTTATGACCCCTCTATGTTCGATCACATAGAAGAAAAAAAGCTGAATACGCCATTCGGCCAGCCGAGCGACTCCTTCATCATCGGCTCGATGAACGGCGTGGACGCCGTCTTCCTGTCCAGGCACGGAAGGGGGCACCGCTATTCACCTACGGACCTGAACTACCGCGCCAACATCTTCGGCATGAAAATGCTCGGCGTCACCCACATCGTATCCGTATCGGCCGTCGGAAGCCTTAAGGAGAGCCTTAAGCCGCTGGACATCGTGGTCCCGGACCAGGTATACGACCGCACGGCCAGGCGCGCATCCACGTTTTTCGAGGGCGGCATCGTCGCGCACATCGGCATGGCCGACCCATTCTGTCCTGCTCTTAATAAGATTCTCTTCGAGACGGCTTCGGAAAAGTATCCGGCTCACAAGGGCGGAACCTACCTGTGCATGGAGGGCCCCCAGTTCTCGACAAGGGCCGAATCAGGTATCTACAGGAAACTCGGCTTCGATATCATAGGCATGACCGCGATGCCCGAGGCCAAGCTGGCCCGGGAAGCGGAGATCTGCTTCAGCATTCTGGCCACTATTACCGATTACGACGTCTGGTATGAGGATCCCGTCTCCATCGGCCAGGTCATCGAGACGGCCGCGAAGAACGAGGAGGCCGTCAAGGGCATCCTCCGAAGGGCCGTCGGCCGCATAGCCGACGCGGACTGCCCGTGCCGGCACGCCCTGGAGGGCGCCATCGCGACCAGCCCCGACGCCATCCCGGAGAAAGTGAGGCGTGACCTGGGGCTGTTGATCGACCCTTACATCAAATGATGGCATGATACCATGACCGTTGAACTCGAGCCGAAGACCGACACGACGCTGTACATCATCGAGCGTTTAGATAAGGACGCACGGCTAACCTGTACCATCGGCAAGATCACGGTCAACTTGAAAAAAGGCCTGGACAAGGACATACTCGCGAAGATCCTACTCTCGCTTTCCCGGGTCGACTCGAACATCGCCTACGAGTACGAGACGATGTGCCAGTACGGCGATATCAACCGCCTGCGGCTGGAAGACTATATCGTGGTCTCCTACTCGAAGACCGGCCCGTCCGGATACAAGACTATCTTCAGCGTGCCCTTCTCGCGCCGCAAGGCGCTGCGCCGCCTGGCAATAACTATATCGGAACGCCTTGCGTCGGCGGACATGGACCTCTCCCTCCTCTGGGATGGCAACCCCTCGAAGATCGGCCAGCTTTCCGAAGAGCTGCAGGACGACTGGAAGCTGCAGGTGATCGAGGCGAACAAGGAAAGCTGACGCTATTCTAAAATAAGAATGTATTTATGGGTATAGTCGCCATGAAATCCTCGTCCATGAAAATAAGCGAGGCCGACGAGACGGGCTCAATGTACACGAAACTGTGCAGAGGGTGCCGGCTCTGCATGAAGGGCGCGAAGCTGGTACTGTTCGTTACGGGAGCATGCGCCAGGGATTGCTTTTACTGTCCCCTCTCCGAGGCGCGCAAGGGCCGGGACGACGTCTATGCAAACGAGCGGCGCGTCCTGTCCGACGAGGACGTCATCGCCGAAGCGAAGCGCATGCGGGCGCTGGGAACGGGCATAACGGGCGGCGAGCCCCTGCTGAAGCTCGAGAGGACGCTCCATTATATTCGATTACTCAAGGCGAAATTCGGCGACCGCCACCACATACACCTCTACACGGGCATCGCCCCGCCCGACTCCATCCTGAAAAGGCTCCGGGACGCCGGCCTGGACGAGATCCGGTTCCACCCGCCCGTTGAGGACTGGGACCGCTTTAGAGAGACGTCGTTCTTCCATGCATTAAAGCGCTCGAAGGGGCTGGGGATGGACGCGGGCGTCGAGATCCCCTCCATCCGGCCTGTGCCGCAGATGGCGGAAGCCGTACGGGAGGCCGGCGGATTTCTCAATGTCAATGAGCTCGAGTTCTCGGACACGAACTCCGCGGCCCTGAAGAAAAAAGGCTACCGGCTCCGGGACGATATATCGAACGCCGTACTGGGGAGCGAAAAAACAGGGCACGAGATAGTTTTAAATAATATAGCCTATACTAGGTATTGCTCGTCACGCTTTAAGGACGCTGTCCAGTTACGCGAGCGGCTTAAGCGTATCGCACGACATACTGTGAGGCCCTTTGACGAGATAAGCGCTGATGGAACAATTATATACGGGGAAATAGAAGGTAATATTACGGATGCGCTTCGGATCCTGAAAGGCTCGAATATCCCCCGGCGCATGTATCGTTCATACGGCGGCCGCATTGAGACCGCATGGTGGCTCCTTGAAGAAACCGGAGGCCTG
The Methanocella sp. DNA segment above includes these coding regions:
- a CDS encoding radical SAM protein — its product is MKISEADETGSMYTKLCRGCRLCMKGAKLVLFVTGACARDCFYCPLSEARKGRDDVYANERRVLSDEDVIAEAKRMRALGTGITGGEPLLKLERTLHYIRLLKAKFGDRHHIHLYTGIAPPDSILKRLRDAGLDEIRFHPPVEDWDRFRETSFFHALKRSKGLGMDAGVEIPSIRPVPQMAEAVREAGGFLNVNELEFSDTNSAALKKKGYRLRDDISNAVLGSEKTGHEIVLNNIAYTRYCSSRFKDAVQLRERLKRIARHTVRPFDEISADGTIIYGEIEGNITDALRILKGSNIPRRMYRSYGGRIETAWWLLEETGGLCAVARCSIVERYPLDNGLVVERIPLRSSGSGDSE
- a CDS encoding phosphoribosyltransferase yields the protein MSLPENFKCVVTNWDYIYRLCRKISKDVRSSGYKPDVIMALARGGWFAGRVLCDFLNLNDLISLKIEHYTGTANAGSGPRIRYSIDENMIKDKNVLIVDDISDTGKSMTFAKEYVSKYSPKEVRTATLQHLMCSQSKADYIGELLDEWAWVIFPWNFMEDMCDITGQVMSKDTLKVWTIDDIKLGLKKYHQIEPTYFEITQPGRLDEILEEMEYRGVIRKLGGGVWEPVRH
- the mtnP gene encoding S-methyl-5'-thioadenosine phosphorylase — encoded protein: MVRIGIIGGSGIYDPSMFDHIEEKKLNTPFGQPSDSFIIGSMNGVDAVFLSRHGRGHRYSPTDLNYRANIFGMKMLGVTHIVSVSAVGSLKESLKPLDIVVPDQVYDRTARRASTFFEGGIVAHIGMADPFCPALNKILFETASEKYPAHKGGTYLCMEGPQFSTRAESGIYRKLGFDIIGMTAMPEAKLAREAEICFSILATITDYDVWYEDPVSIGQVIETAAKNEEAVKGILRRAVGRIADADCPCRHALEGAIATSPDAIPEKVRRDLGLLIDPYIK